One Streptomyces sp. R28 DNA window includes the following coding sequences:
- a CDS encoding NADP-dependent oxidoreductase: MKAVIITDFGAEPLVTDLPVPEPGPGELLVRLHAASLNPFDWKVADGALKGIVAHDFPLVMGSDGAGVVERIGPGVNRFRPGDTVYGQFMSLPYGRGSYAEYVLAAEDGTIAHMPDDLPFAVAAALPTAGVTAYQAIEAARLDTGQVILINGASGGVGQSAIQFAALQGAHVLATGTGDTAGHLRELGADRVVDFAAAPTAEQVLAAHPDGIDAILDLVTQPGGDIDALAGLLKPGGRLISTNRAADPDALAAREIHGINLVNDPSRAELQSLAALAGAGKLRITIEAEVPLADAPTAVARARAGGSRGKTVILP; the protein is encoded by the coding sequence ATGAAGGCCGTCATCATCACCGACTTCGGGGCCGAGCCGCTCGTCACCGACCTGCCCGTGCCGGAACCGGGCCCGGGTGAGCTGCTGGTCCGCCTGCACGCCGCCTCGCTCAACCCTTTCGACTGGAAGGTCGCCGACGGAGCCCTCAAGGGCATCGTCGCGCACGACTTTCCCCTCGTCATGGGCTCGGACGGCGCCGGCGTGGTCGAACGCATCGGCCCCGGCGTGAACCGCTTCCGGCCCGGCGACACCGTCTACGGCCAGTTCATGAGCCTCCCGTACGGCCGGGGCTCCTACGCCGAGTACGTCCTGGCCGCCGAGGACGGCACGATCGCCCACATGCCCGACGACCTGCCGTTCGCTGTCGCGGCCGCGCTGCCCACCGCCGGTGTCACCGCCTACCAGGCCATCGAGGCCGCCCGCCTCGACACCGGCCAGGTGATCCTCATCAACGGGGCATCCGGCGGTGTGGGCCAGTCCGCGATCCAGTTCGCCGCCCTCCAGGGAGCCCACGTGCTGGCCACCGGCACCGGCGACACAGCGGGCCACCTCCGCGAGCTCGGCGCCGACCGGGTCGTCGACTTCGCCGCCGCACCCACCGCCGAGCAGGTCCTCGCCGCCCACCCCGACGGCATCGACGCCATCCTGGACCTGGTGACCCAGCCCGGCGGTGACATCGACGCCCTGGCCGGCCTGCTCAAGCCCGGCGGCAGGCTCATCAGCACCAACCGGGCCGCCGACCCCGACGCGCTGGCCGCCCGCGAGATCCACGGCATCAACCTCGTCAACGACCCCAGCCGGGCAGAGCTGCAGTCCCTCGCCGCCCTCGCCGGCGCCGGGAAGCTCCGTATCACGATCGAAGCCGAGGTCCCCTTGGCCGACGCCCCCACGGCCGTGGCCCGCGCCCGCGCCGGCGGCTCCCGCGGCAAGACGGTCATCCTGCCCTGA
- a CDS encoding TAXI family TRAP transporter solute-binding subunit, translating to MSKALSRISRRRALEGAAAGFVALGLLLWWLLPLGEEPPSGTITFSTGTRAGVYQEYGELLRNELAKDMPQLKVRLLTSDGSQENVERVATGQADFTIAAADAVDTFKIDDKPVTERLRSVARLYDDYVQLVVPPDSDIRSVADLKGKRVAIGLPDSGVRLIATRVLEAAGIDPEKDITPRSDGIDTGPKRLGHELDAFFWSSGVPTDGLEKIAETSGFRFVPIDASLVAKVHAQGDAAHFYRATNMPESAYPTVQNGDTVPTIAVSNLLITRKDMDPRLTEWFTRTVIKSRDGIGAHVHSAQLVDLRTAIYTDPLTLHDGARNYYRSVKP from the coding sequence ATGTCCAAGGCACTCTCCCGCATCAGCAGGCGCCGGGCCCTGGAGGGCGCGGCCGCCGGGTTCGTCGCCCTCGGATTGCTGCTGTGGTGGCTGCTGCCCCTGGGCGAGGAGCCGCCGAGCGGGACGATCACGTTCAGTACGGGCACGCGCGCGGGGGTCTACCAGGAGTACGGCGAGCTCCTGCGCAACGAGCTGGCCAAGGACATGCCACAGCTGAAGGTGCGGCTGCTGACGAGCGACGGGTCGCAGGAGAACGTCGAGCGTGTGGCGACGGGGCAGGCCGACTTCACGATCGCCGCCGCCGATGCGGTGGACACGTTCAAGATCGACGACAAGCCCGTGACCGAGCGGCTGCGCAGTGTCGCCCGCCTGTACGACGACTACGTACAGCTCGTCGTCCCGCCGGACTCGGACATCCGCTCCGTGGCGGACCTGAAGGGCAAGCGGGTGGCCATAGGGCTGCCCGACTCCGGTGTGCGGCTGATCGCCACGCGCGTGCTCGAGGCCGCCGGCATCGACCCGGAGAAGGACATCACTCCCCGGTCGGACGGCATCGACACCGGACCCAAGCGGCTGGGGCACGAGCTCGACGCGTTCTTCTGGTCGAGCGGGGTGCCCACGGACGGGCTGGAGAAGATCGCCGAGACCTCCGGGTTCCGGTTCGTGCCGATCGACGCCTCCCTCGTCGCCAAGGTGCACGCGCAGGGCGACGCGGCCCACTTCTACCGCGCGACCAATATGCCGGAGTCGGCCTACCCCACCGTCCAGAACGGGGACACGGTGCCGACGATCGCCGTCTCCAACCTGCTGATCACCCGCAAGGACATGGACCCCCGCCTCACCGAATGGTTCACCCGTACGGTGATCAAGAGCCGCGACGGCATCGGCGCGCACGTCCACTCCGCGCAACTGGTCGACCTGCGCACGGCGATCTACACGGACCCCCTGACCTTGCACGACGGCGCCCGGAACTACTACCGCTCGGTCAAACCGTAG
- a CDS encoding glutamate ABC transporter substrate-binding protein: MKLRKASAAAAAALVLSLTATACGGDNGDSNSGSGSDGGKKIKIGIKYDQPGLGLKEPDGSFSGFDVDVATYVAKQLGYNADQIDFVETKSADRENALARGDVKFIAATYSITDERKEKVDFAGPYLLAHQDLLIKSDSDISEATDLNGKNLCSVTGSTSAQNIHDKIAPKANLKEYSGYSECIAALQSGAVDAVTTDDSILAGFAAQEQYKGQFKLAGLKLSNENYGIGVKKGDTETVNKINAALEKMVSDKAWDKAVTDNFGPANYKNEPAPKIGVIVK, encoded by the coding sequence ATGAAGCTCCGCAAGGCCTCCGCCGCGGCCGCCGCTGCACTCGTGCTCTCGCTGACCGCCACCGCCTGTGGTGGTGACAACGGCGACAGCAACAGCGGCTCGGGTTCCGATGGCGGCAAGAAGATCAAGATCGGCATCAAGTACGACCAGCCCGGTCTCGGCCTGAAGGAGCCCGACGGTTCCTTCTCCGGCTTCGACGTGGACGTGGCGACGTACGTGGCCAAGCAGCTCGGTTACAACGCCGACCAGATCGACTTCGTCGAGACCAAGAGCGCCGACCGCGAGAACGCGCTCGCCCGTGGCGACGTGAAGTTCATCGCGGCGACCTACTCGATCACCGACGAGCGCAAGGAGAAGGTCGACTTCGCCGGCCCGTACCTGCTGGCCCACCAGGACCTGCTGATCAAGTCCGACTCGGACATCTCCGAGGCCACCGACCTCAACGGCAAGAACCTGTGTTCCGTGACCGGCTCCACCTCGGCGCAGAACATCCACGACAAGATCGCCCCGAAGGCCAACCTCAAGGAGTACAGCGGCTACTCGGAGTGCATCGCCGCCCTCCAGAGCGGTGCCGTGGACGCGGTGACCACGGACGACTCGATCCTCGCAGGCTTCGCGGCACAGGAGCAGTACAAGGGCCAGTTCAAGCTCGCCGGCCTCAAGCTGAGCAACGAGAACTACGGCATCGGTGTGAAGAAGGGCGACACCGAGACCGTCAACAAGATCAACGCCGCCCTCGAGAAGATGGTGAGCGACAAGGCCTGGGACAAGGCCGTCACCGACAACTTCGGTCCGGCCAACTACAAGAACGAGCCCGCGCCGAAGATCGGCGTCATCGTCAAGTAG
- a CDS encoding FAD-dependent monooxygenase, protein MDPVIIVGAGPVGLTLALALARQEVPSVVLDEGPGKDEPRLARTAVLREDTTALMERLTGVPVAEAGARWAGWRAMRRKQVMREVTFGAAADGGGGVMSPGGVTKPGGVTSPEGATNPAPLHIAQHLLTDALRAALAGERLVKVVVDSRLDAIEQEPSGVTAHTRGPKGTWWRGSYLVGCDGQRSTVRKLEDIRFPGRTAVERHAVAALRAELPWDGKALLHRMPPWRTSGPSGGEVTGRPLPDGVWRLDWLLPPGKDLVTPDMLVARVRETLAGWTGGPTPPYELLDTGVHTVHHRLARRWRVGRVFLAGDAAHCLGTLGTHGLDEGLRDADNLAWKLAPAWHHGPHEALLDSYQAERRAAVAARLRAADQALPLLRGGGGLRAVVPGSARGHDALLMDGHLGHGAIGAPGTYADSPLAPPPLEGEVPVDTPRGAPVTDVRVTAEDGSFVQLRDRLGRGALLVVLIAPGTGVWDRKHWATAGIMPRLAAAVTALPYPAELLVAESYPGAAAHSVLLVRPDGHLVTALSGVRPADLYAAAEAALGGPVKAQAEAAEEAGAAVVSR, encoded by the coding sequence GTGGACCCGGTGATCATCGTCGGAGCGGGGCCGGTCGGGCTCACGCTCGCCCTGGCCCTGGCCCGTCAGGAGGTGCCGTCCGTCGTCCTCGACGAGGGCCCCGGCAAGGACGAACCTCGCCTCGCGCGCACCGCCGTCCTGCGCGAGGACACCACCGCTCTCATGGAACGCCTGACGGGTGTGCCGGTCGCCGAGGCCGGGGCCCGCTGGGCCGGATGGCGGGCGATGCGGCGCAAGCAGGTGATGCGCGAGGTCACGTTCGGCGCCGCCGCAGACGGGGGCGGGGGCGTCATGAGCCCTGGGGGCGTCACGAAGCCTGGGGGTGTGACGAGCCCTGAAGGCGCCACGAACCCCGCCCCTCTGCACATCGCCCAGCACCTGCTGACCGACGCCCTACGCGCGGCCCTCGCCGGCGAACGGCTCGTCAAGGTCGTCGTGGACAGCCGCCTGGACGCGATCGAGCAGGAACCCTCGGGCGTCACCGCCCACACCCGCGGCCCCAAGGGCACCTGGTGGCGGGGCAGTTACCTGGTGGGCTGCGACGGTCAGCGCTCGACCGTACGAAAGCTGGAGGACATCCGTTTTCCGGGCCGTACGGCGGTGGAGCGACACGCCGTGGCCGCGCTGCGCGCGGAACTTCCGTGGGACGGCAAGGCGTTGCTCCATCGGATGCCGCCGTGGCGGACGTCCGGTCCTTCGGGCGGGGAGGTGACCGGACGGCCGCTCCCGGACGGGGTGTGGCGCCTCGACTGGCTGCTGCCGCCGGGCAAGGACCTGGTCACCCCCGACATGCTGGTGGCCCGCGTCCGGGAGACGCTCGCCGGGTGGACCGGCGGGCCGACACCGCCGTACGAGCTCCTCGACACCGGGGTTCACACGGTCCACCACCGCCTGGCCCGGCGCTGGCGTGTGGGCCGCGTCTTTCTCGCCGGGGACGCGGCGCACTGCCTCGGCACGCTCGGCACGCACGGCCTGGACGAGGGGCTGCGGGACGCCGACAACCTCGCCTGGAAGCTGGCACCGGCCTGGCACCACGGGCCGCACGAAGCGCTGCTCGACAGCTACCAGGCGGAGCGGCGCGCGGCCGTCGCCGCCCGGCTGCGCGCCGCCGACCAGGCGCTGCCGCTGCTGCGCGGCGGCGGAGGGCTGCGCGCGGTCGTCCCCGGCTCGGCCCGGGGTCATGACGCGCTGCTGATGGACGGCCACCTGGGGCACGGAGCGATCGGTGCGCCGGGGACGTACGCCGACTCCCCACTCGCGCCCCCGCCCCTGGAGGGCGAGGTCCCCGTGGACACACCGCGCGGTGCGCCGGTCACGGACGTGCGGGTCACCGCGGAGGACGGGTCCTTCGTACAGCTGCGGGACCGGCTCGGGCGCGGCGCGCTGCTGGTCGTACTGATCGCGCCGGGCACGGGCGTGTGGGACCGCAAGCACTGGGCCACCGCCGGGATCATGCCCCGGCTGGCCGCCGCGGTGACGGCACTGCCGTATCCGGCCGAGCTGCTGGTCGCGGAGAGCTATCCGGGGGCGGCCGCGCATTCGGTCCTGCTGGTGCGGCCCGACGGGCACCTGGTGACGGCGTTGAGCGGGGTGCGGCCGGCCGATCTGTACGCGGCGGCCGAGGCGGCGCTGGGCGGCCCGGTCAAGGCACAGGCCGAGGCGGCGGAGGAGGCGGGGGCCGCGGTCGTCTCGCGCTGA
- a CDS encoding amino acid ABC transporter ATP-binding protein: MTEVSVAKEDVAATGELVVLKNVNKHFGALHVLQDVDLTIARGEVVVVIGPSGSGKSTLCRTINRLETIDSGAIAIDGKPLPAEGKALAKLRADVGMVFQSFNLFAHKTVLENVMLGQIKVRKTDKKKAEEKARSLLDRVGVGSQADKYPAQLSGGQQQRVAIARALAMDPKVMLFDEPTSALDPEMINEVLEVMQQLARDGMTMIVVTHEMGFARSAANRVVFMADGKIVEEAVPDQFFSNPRSDRAKDFLSKILHH; encoded by the coding sequence ATGACCGAAGTATCGGTGGCCAAGGAAGATGTGGCCGCGACCGGCGAGCTGGTCGTCCTGAAGAACGTGAACAAGCACTTCGGCGCGTTGCACGTGCTCCAGGACGTCGACCTGACGATCGCCCGCGGCGAGGTCGTCGTGGTCATCGGACCCTCTGGGTCCGGGAAGTCCACCCTGTGCCGCACCATCAACCGCCTGGAGACGATCGACTCCGGCGCGATCGCGATCGACGGCAAGCCCCTGCCCGCTGAGGGCAAGGCGCTGGCCAAACTGCGTGCCGACGTCGGAATGGTCTTCCAGTCCTTCAACCTTTTCGCGCACAAGACCGTGCTCGAGAACGTGATGCTGGGCCAGATCAAGGTCCGCAAGACCGACAAGAAGAAGGCCGAGGAGAAGGCCCGCTCCCTGCTCGACCGGGTGGGCGTGGGCAGCCAGGCGGACAAGTACCCCGCCCAGCTCTCCGGCGGCCAGCAGCAGCGTGTGGCCATCGCCCGTGCGCTGGCCATGGACCCCAAGGTCATGCTCTTCGACGAGCCGACGTCGGCTCTCGACCCGGAGATGATCAACGAGGTCCTGGAGGTCATGCAGCAGCTCGCCCGCGATGGCATGACCATGATCGTCGTCACCCACGAGATGGGCTTCGCCCGTTCGGCCGCCAACCGGGTGGTGTTCATGGCGGACGGCAAGATCGTCGAAGAAGCTGTGCCCGACCAGTTCTTCAGCAACCCGCGCAGCGACCGCGCGAAGGACTTCCTGTCCAAGATCCTGCATCACTGA
- a CDS encoding amino acid ABC transporter permease, whose amino-acid sequence MFDFLSDYDNPTLLGAFWMTVKLTFFSGIGSLIWGTLLAAMRVSPVPLMRGFGTAYVNIIRNIPLTVIIIFTSLGLANIFRVTMGSDDFKVQDFRLAILGFVTYTAAFVCEALRSGINTVPLGQAEAARAIGLTFSQTLRLIVLPQAFRSVIGPLANVLIALTKNTTVAAAIGVAEAAYLMKGMIENEAEVLLIGAIFAFGFVVLTLPTGLILGWLSKRLAVKR is encoded by the coding sequence GTGTTCGACTTTCTTTCTGACTATGACAACCCGACCCTGTTGGGCGCCTTCTGGATGACGGTGAAACTCACCTTCTTCTCCGGCATCGGCTCCCTTATCTGGGGAACCCTCCTGGCCGCGATGCGAGTCAGCCCAGTCCCGCTGATGCGCGGGTTCGGCACGGCCTATGTGAACATCATCCGGAACATCCCCCTGACGGTCATCATCATCTTCACCTCGCTCGGCCTTGCCAACATCTTCCGCGTGACGATGGGCAGCGACGACTTCAAGGTCCAGGACTTCCGCCTGGCGATCCTCGGTTTCGTCACCTACACCGCCGCCTTTGTCTGTGAGGCGCTCCGTTCCGGCATCAACACTGTGCCGCTCGGACAGGCCGAGGCGGCCCGAGCCATCGGATTGACCTTCAGCCAGACCCTCCGGCTCATCGTGCTGCCACAGGCCTTCCGCTCGGTCATCGGTCCGCTGGCCAACGTGCTGATCGCGTTGACCAAGAACACCACCGTGGCGGCCGCGATCGGCGTGGCCGAGGCCGCCTATCTGATGAAGGGCATGATCGAGAACGAAGCCGAAGTCCTGCTCATCGGCGCGATCTTCGCCTTCGGTTTCGTGGTACTGACTCTGCCCACCGGCCTCATCCTCGGCTGGCTGAGCAAGCGACTGGCGGTGAAGCGATGA
- a CDS encoding sensor histidine kinase gives MRTRLLPLLIVLMAAVLLALGVPLAVSLAAAQQQKVVVDRIDDTAYFAAIARPGADTTSGPRDELRILSRELERYYDVYGIRAGVFLPNDTPLANGPTTWFLPETGEVRDAFEESLLSRRSHDPKQVWPWQRGRLVIASPVIRDGDVVAVVVTDSPTGQMRSRILHGWLIIGAGLTAAMLVAVGAALRLTGWVLRPVRVLDATTHAIASGRLKSRVAVASGPPELRRLARSFNEMADNVEDVLEQQRAFVADASHQLRNPLAALLLRIELLAFELPEGNEEIASVQGEGKRLAQVLDDLLDLALAEHAEADLRLTDVGALATERVAAWSPTAEAKGVRLVGDCPPTTAWADPIALSSALDAVIDNAVKFTPEGERVEVTVASNGSTSTIVVTDNGPGLTDEELARIGDRFWRSGRHQNVKGSGLGLSISRVLLAAAGGSISYGRHEPHGLRVTVTVPRSGPTS, from the coding sequence GTGCGCACTCGTCTCCTCCCGCTGCTCATCGTCCTGATGGCGGCCGTGCTGCTCGCGCTCGGCGTACCGCTCGCCGTCAGCCTGGCCGCGGCCCAGCAGCAGAAGGTCGTCGTCGACCGGATCGACGACACGGCGTACTTCGCGGCCATCGCACGGCCCGGCGCCGACACCACCTCCGGGCCCCGCGACGAGCTCCGCATCCTGAGCCGGGAACTCGAGAGGTACTACGACGTCTACGGCATCCGGGCCGGCGTCTTCCTGCCCAACGACACGCCCCTGGCCAACGGGCCGACGACCTGGTTCCTGCCCGAGACCGGCGAAGTGCGCGACGCCTTCGAGGAGTCGCTGCTCAGCCGGCGCAGCCACGACCCCAAGCAGGTCTGGCCCTGGCAGCGCGGCCGCCTCGTCATCGCCTCGCCGGTCATCCGGGACGGCGACGTCGTCGCGGTCGTCGTCACGGACTCGCCCACCGGGCAGATGCGTTCGCGGATCCTGCACGGCTGGCTGATCATCGGCGCGGGGCTGACGGCCGCGATGCTGGTGGCCGTCGGCGCCGCGCTCCGGCTCACCGGCTGGGTACTCAGGCCGGTTCGGGTGCTCGACGCCACCACGCACGCCATCGCCAGCGGCCGCCTGAAATCACGCGTCGCTGTGGCCAGCGGTCCGCCGGAACTTCGGCGGCTGGCCCGGTCGTTCAACGAGATGGCGGACAACGTCGAGGACGTGCTGGAGCAGCAGCGCGCCTTCGTCGCCGACGCCTCGCACCAGCTGCGTAACCCCCTCGCGGCGCTGCTGCTGCGCATCGAGCTGCTCGCCTTCGAACTTCCCGAGGGCAATGAGGAGATCGCTTCGGTACAGGGCGAGGGCAAGCGCCTGGCGCAGGTCCTGGACGACCTGCTCGACCTGGCCCTGGCCGAGCACGCCGAGGCCGATCTCCGGCTCACCGACGTCGGCGCGCTGGCCACCGAGCGTGTCGCGGCCTGGTCGCCGACGGCCGAGGCCAAGGGCGTACGGCTGGTGGGGGACTGCCCGCCCACCACCGCGTGGGCCGACCCGATCGCGCTGTCCAGCGCGCTGGACGCGGTGATCGACAACGCGGTCAAGTTCACCCCGGAGGGCGAGCGGGTCGAGGTGACCGTCGCCTCCAACGGCAGTACGTCGACGATCGTCGTGACCGACAACGGCCCCGGCCTCACCGACGAGGAACTCGCCCGCATCGGCGACCGCTTCTGGCGCAGCGGCCGGCACCAGAACGTCAAGGGCTCGGGCCTGGGGCTGTCGATCTCGCGCGTGCTGCTCGCGGCGGCCGGGGGCTCCATCTCGTACGGCCGTCATGAGCCGCACGGCTTGCGGGTGACGGTGACGGTGCCCAGGTCGGGGCCGACGTCCTAG
- the ribA gene encoding GTP cyclohydrolase II: MDVASSADHTGHAARAGHTGLVGASVRTRVTIPLRFADGYEVTAETVTFHGLADGKEPVALVLGDPTATPAPLVRLHSECLTADVFGSARCDCGQQLREAVERIATTGGVLLYLRQEGRGIGLYNKLDAYALQDAGLDTYEANTALGLPEDGRDYTAAAQMLTALGVGELDLLTHNPDKAGQLRDLGIPVRFVRPTGVFATDSNVRYPHAKAQHTHHTIALPESAALAALVG; encoded by the coding sequence ATGGACGTCGCCAGTTCCGCGGATCACACGGGTCACGCAGCTCGCGCGGGTCACACGGGTCTCGTCGGCGCTTCGGTGCGCACCCGCGTGACCATCCCGCTGCGCTTCGCCGACGGTTACGAGGTGACCGCCGAGACAGTCACGTTCCACGGCCTGGCCGACGGCAAGGAGCCTGTGGCGCTCGTCCTCGGTGATCCCACGGCGACACCGGCACCGCTGGTGCGGCTGCACTCCGAGTGCCTGACCGCGGACGTGTTCGGCTCGGCGCGCTGCGACTGCGGTCAGCAGCTGCGCGAGGCCGTGGAGCGCATCGCCACCACCGGCGGCGTCCTGCTCTACCTCCGCCAGGAGGGCCGCGGCATCGGCCTCTACAACAAGCTGGACGCCTACGCGCTGCAGGACGCGGGCCTGGACACGTACGAAGCCAACACCGCGCTCGGCCTGCCCGAGGACGGCCGCGACTACACCGCCGCCGCCCAGATGCTGACCGCCCTCGGCGTCGGCGAGCTGGATCTGCTCACCCACAACCCCGACAAGGCCGGGCAGTTGCGCGACCTGGGCATCCCCGTGCGCTTCGTCCGGCCCACCGGGGTCTTCGCCACCGACAGCAACGTCCGCTACCCGCATGCCAAGGCCCAGCACACCCACCACACCATCGCCCTGCCCGAATCGGCCGCTCTGGCCGCGCTGGTCGGCTGA
- a CDS encoding MazG nucleotide pyrophosphohydrolase domain-containing protein, which translates to MSSSPADLVRAFHLAFGLDARSTPTEVPPELAAHRGELLAEEAAEVAEVSVTGPLDRLAHELADVVYVAYGTALVHGIDLDAVLAEIHRSNMTKLGPDGQVARRADGKVLKGAHYEAPDVSGVLRRQGWAADGA; encoded by the coding sequence ATGAGTTCGTCGCCCGCTGACCTGGTCCGTGCCTTCCATCTCGCCTTCGGGCTCGACGCCCGCAGTACACCGACCGAGGTCCCGCCTGAACTCGCCGCACACCGTGGAGAGCTGCTCGCCGAGGAGGCCGCGGAGGTCGCAGAGGTCTCCGTCACCGGCCCGCTCGACAGACTCGCGCACGAGCTGGCGGACGTCGTCTACGTCGCGTACGGCACGGCCCTGGTGCACGGCATCGACCTCGACGCCGTGCTGGCCGAGATCCACCGCTCCAACATGACCAAGCTGGGCCCCGACGGTCAGGTCGCCCGGCGGGCCGACGGCAAGGTGCTCAAGGGCGCCCACTACGAGGCACCGGACGTGTCGGGCGTGCTGCGTCGGCAGGGGTGGGCGGCCGACGGGGCGTGA
- a CDS encoding DUF2218 domain-containing protein, translated as MPSSRAHVTTDAAPRFAKQLASHFGRKIPVEETPDGAHRLTFQHTDVVLEALDDHLLIRVTAPDATALAAIQDVVGSHLERFGRRNELTVTWDEPAQA; from the coding sequence GTGCCTTCCTCCCGCGCCCACGTCACCACCGACGCCGCCCCCCGCTTCGCCAAGCAGCTCGCCTCGCACTTCGGCCGCAAGATCCCCGTCGAGGAGACACCCGACGGCGCGCACCGCCTGACCTTCCAGCACACCGACGTCGTCCTGGAAGCCCTGGACGACCACCTGCTGATCCGGGTCACCGCGCCCGACGCGACCGCGCTCGCCGCCATCCAGGACGTCGTGGGCAGCCACCTCGAACGCTTCGGCCGGCGCAACGAACTGACCGTCACCTGGGACGAGCCCGCTCAGGCCTGA
- a CDS encoding amino acid ABC transporter permease: MTSVLYDAPGPRAKRRNVIISVVFFALLALAAWFIWYKMDEKNQWAWALWKPFTQSEAWTTYLLPGLGNTLKAAALAMVIGLPLGAFFGIARLSDHVWVRLPAAWVVEFFRAIPVLLLMLFANEFYNSYTGVSSEQRPLYAVVTGLVLYNASVLAEVVKAGILSLPKGQSEAAMAIGLRKNQTMRSILLPQAVTAMLPAIVSQLVVIVKDTALGGVMIGFTELLNARQTMSAFYATVIPSFIVVGLIYIVLNFILTSFASWLEKRLRRSKKSTGAVLSAEDMEELNPAAVGGSFGTGGEGGGLPGSRTYT, from the coding sequence ATGACCTCCGTTCTCTACGACGCTCCGGGCCCCCGCGCCAAGCGGCGCAATGTGATCATCTCGGTGGTCTTCTTCGCCCTGCTCGCCCTGGCCGCATGGTTCATCTGGTACAAGATGGACGAGAAGAACCAGTGGGCGTGGGCCCTGTGGAAACCGTTCACCCAGTCGGAAGCCTGGACGACCTATCTGCTGCCAGGTCTCGGCAACACGCTGAAGGCCGCGGCGCTGGCCATGGTGATCGGCCTTCCGCTGGGCGCGTTCTTCGGTATCGCACGCCTCTCCGACCACGTGTGGGTGCGTCTTCCGGCCGCCTGGGTGGTCGAGTTCTTCCGGGCGATCCCGGTCCTGCTGCTGATGCTGTTCGCCAACGAGTTCTACAACAGCTACACGGGCGTCTCCAGCGAACAGCGGCCCCTCTACGCGGTCGTCACCGGTCTGGTGCTCTACAACGCGTCCGTCCTCGCCGAGGTCGTAAAGGCGGGCATCCTCTCCCTGCCAAAGGGGCAGTCGGAGGCTGCCATGGCGATCGGCCTGCGCAAGAACCAGACGATGCGGAGCATCCTGCTGCCGCAGGCCGTCACCGCCATGCTGCCGGCCATCGTCAGCCAGCTCGTGGTCATCGTGAAGGACACCGCGCTGGGCGGCGTGATGATCGGGTTCACCGAACTGCTCAATGCACGCCAGACGATGTCGGCCTTCTACGCCACCGTCATCCCCAGCTTCATCGTGGTGGGGCTCATCTACATCGTGCTCAACTTCATCCTCACCAGCTTCGCGAGCTGGCTGGAGAAGAGGCTGCGGCGCAGCAAGAAGAGCACAGGCGCGGTCCTCAGCGCCGAGGACATGGAGGAGCTCAACCCGGCTGCGGTTGGTGGCTCCTTCGGAACGGGCGGCGAAGGCGGGGGGCTCCCGGGCTCCAGGACCTATACCTGA
- a CDS encoding response regulator transcription factor — MRLLLVEDDNHVAAALSAVLARHGFEVTHARSGEEALQALVPEGNGFGVVLLDLGLPDQDGYEVCGKIRKRTSTPVIMVTARSDVRSRIHGLNLGADDYVVKPYDTGELLARIHAVSRRTVQEDAETGGDGVLRLGAVHIELPTRQVSVDGSVVQLTRKEFDLLALLAQRPGVVFRREQIISEVWRTSWEGTGRTLEVHVASLRAKLRMPALIETVRGVGYRLVSPAS; from the coding sequence ATGAGACTGCTCCTCGTAGAGGACGACAACCATGTCGCCGCCGCGTTGTCCGCGGTCCTGGCACGACACGGTTTCGAGGTCACGCACGCGCGTAGCGGCGAGGAGGCCCTCCAGGCACTCGTCCCCGAGGGCAACGGCTTCGGTGTCGTCCTCCTTGACCTCGGCCTGCCCGACCAGGACGGATACGAGGTCTGCGGCAAGATCCGCAAGCGCACCAGCACCCCGGTGATCATGGTCACCGCGCGCTCCGACGTCCGCTCCCGCATCCACGGCCTCAACCTCGGGGCCGACGACTACGTGGTGAAGCCGTACGACACCGGAGAACTGCTCGCCCGGATCCACGCCGTCAGCCGGCGCACCGTGCAGGAGGACGCCGAAACGGGTGGCGACGGTGTGCTGCGTCTGGGCGCCGTACACATCGAACTGCCCACCCGCCAGGTCAGCGTCGACGGTTCGGTTGTCCAACTGACCCGCAAGGAGTTCGATCTCCTCGCCCTGCTCGCCCAGCGCCCCGGAGTGGTCTTCCGCCGGGAGCAGATCATCAGCGAGGTGTGGCGCACGAGTTGGGAGGGGACGGGGCGCACCCTTGAGGTGCATGTGGCGTCCCTGCGCGCCAAGCTGCGCATGCCGGCGCTGATCGAGACCGTACGCGGCGTCGGTTACCGACTCGTCTCCCCGGCCTCGTAG